The Candidatus Syntrophosphaera sp. DNA window GGTGCTGATCTTTTTGCTGGTGATGCCGAGTTTCATGGCTGGATAGTATCTCCGGGCCAGGATCCGCGAAACTTGATCAGGCTTTCCACCGCCTGGTTTTGCATGTCTTTGGCGATGTTTTCCATGTTTTGGACAATGTCGTTGTAAAAAACGATCGCCACGATGCCCACGATCAAGCCGCCGATCGTGGTCAACAAAGCTTCCCAGATGCCACCAG harbors:
- a CDS encoding MotA/TolQ/ExbB proton channel family protein, giving the protein GGIWEALLTTIGGLIVGIVAIVFYNDIVQNMENIAKDMQNQAVESLIKFRGSWPGDTIQP